In Fibrobacter sp. UWP2, the following are encoded in one genomic region:
- the dinD gene encoding DNA damage-inducible protein D, translating to MKSEEIKTLFEKFEAIACEYQGVECWSARDLSTLLGYTKWERFQNAIDKAMEACKNAGEIAENHFPGAGKMVSLGSGSVREVSDYMLTRYACYLIAQNGDSRKPEISFAQNYFAVQTRVAEIVEGRIRELERVQAREKLAHTEKVLSGVLFERGVDSKGFAVIRSKGDQALFNIDTNLLKRKYNVPASRPLADFLPTVSIKAKDLAAEMTSVKTQAKNLFGQKRIEREHVDNNRAVRKMLLDRGIVPEKLPASEDVKKVARRLKRADASLLKPQKKKK from the coding sequence ATGAAGTCCGAAGAAATCAAGACCCTGTTCGAAAAGTTCGAGGCGATTGCTTGCGAATACCAGGGGGTGGAATGCTGGAGTGCGCGCGACCTGAGTACGCTACTTGGTTATACCAAGTGGGAGCGTTTTCAGAACGCTATTGATAAGGCGATGGAGGCTTGCAAGAATGCGGGAGAAATCGCTGAGAACCATTTTCCCGGCGCCGGGAAAATGGTCTCCCTTGGTAGTGGTTCTGTTCGAGAAGTGTCTGACTATATGCTCACGCGTTACGCCTGCTACCTGATTGCGCAGAACGGAGATTCGCGCAAGCCGGAAATCTCATTTGCACAGAATTACTTTGCTGTGCAGACTCGTGTAGCGGAAATTGTTGAAGGCCGCATTCGCGAACTGGAACGTGTGCAGGCGAGGGAAAAACTTGCTCATACCGAAAAGGTGCTTTCTGGAGTATTGTTTGAACGTGGAGTGGATAGCAAGGGCTTTGCTGTCATCCGCTCCAAGGGCGACCAAGCGCTGTTCAACATTGATACGAATCTCTTGAAGCGAAAGTATAACGTACCTGCAAGCCGTCCGCTGGCAGACTTCTTGCCTACGGTAAGCATCAAGGCGAAGGACCTTGCCGCCGAGATGACTTCGGTCAAGACGCAGGCCAAGAATCTTTTCGGACAAAAGAGAATCGAGAGGGAACATGTGGACAACAATCGCGCCGTCCGCAAGATGCTCCTTGATCGTGGCATCGTTCCCGAAAAGTTGCCTGCAAGCGAGGATGTCAAGAAGGTGGCTCGCCGTTTGAAAAGGGCTGATGCATCGCTTTTGAAACCCCAAAAGAAGAAAAAGTAA
- a CDS encoding multidrug efflux SMR transporter: MLNYVFLILAIVAEAAGTTLLKMSEQFTKLVPSIASLVCYVASLYLLSLCLRTIPIGIAYATWSALGIALITISGIYFFKQTPDLGAIIGLVLIISGVAVLNLFSKMDIH; this comes from the coding sequence ATGCTCAACTACGTATTCCTCATCCTCGCCATTGTCGCGGAAGCCGCCGGCACCACGCTGCTCAAGATGTCGGAACAGTTCACCAAACTCGTCCCGTCCATCGCCTCGCTCGTCTGCTACGTGGCGTCGCTTTACCTGCTGAGCCTTTGCCTGCGCACCATCCCCATCGGCATCGCGTACGCTACCTGGTCGGCGCTCGGCATCGCCCTCATTACAATAAGCGGCATCTACTTTTTCAAGCAGACGCCCGACTTGGGCGCTATCATCGGGCTCGTCCTGATTATTTCTGGTGTAGCGGTCCTGAATCTATTTTCGAAGATGGATATCCACTAG
- a CDS encoding MoxR family ATPase, with translation MDIQELSEKVRQQSAFCMNLLREVEGTVIGQKALVESILTGILADGHVLLEGLPGLAKTTAVKAFADAVSLDFKRIQFTPDLLPADLLGTTIYNAKEAKFETRKGPLFTNLVLADEINRAPSKVQSALLEAMQERHITIGDETFKLDEPFLVLATQNPIEQEGTYPLPEAQVDRFLLKVKVSYPNKADEMKILDAVAGAGLRQPQAVATKEDILAARQLVKQVYVDERVREYIVNLVLATRDPGSIKRSDLVGFVEVGASPRASIGLAQASKAHAFIQGRAYVTPEDVKAVAMEVLRHRIILSYEAEAEEVSAETVVQKILDSVEVP, from the coding sequence ATGGATATTCAGGAACTTTCGGAAAAGGTGCGCCAGCAGAGCGCATTCTGCATGAATTTGCTGCGTGAAGTGGAAGGTACGGTGATTGGCCAGAAGGCTCTGGTCGAAAGCATTCTGACGGGTATTCTGGCGGACGGTCACGTGCTGCTGGAAGGCCTGCCGGGTCTTGCCAAGACGACGGCGGTGAAGGCTTTTGCCGATGCCGTGTCGCTCGACTTCAAGCGCATCCAGTTCACTCCCGACCTGCTCCCTGCCGACTTGCTGGGTACCACGATTTACAACGCGAAGGAAGCGAAGTTTGAGACCCGCAAGGGCCCGCTGTTTACGAACCTGGTGCTGGCCGACGAAATCAACCGTGCTCCCTCGAAGGTGCAGAGCGCGCTTCTCGAAGCGATGCAGGAACGCCACATCACCATCGGTGACGAGACGTTCAAGCTGGACGAGCCGTTCCTGGTGCTTGCCACGCAGAACCCCATCGAGCAGGAAGGTACGTATCCGCTGCCGGAAGCCCAGGTGGACCGTTTCCTGTTGAAGGTGAAGGTCAGCTACCCGAACAAGGCCGACGAAATGAAGATTCTGGACGCCGTTGCCGGTGCGGGTCTCCGTCAACCGCAGGCTGTCGCTACGAAGGAAGATATTCTGGCCGCCCGCCAGCTGGTGAAGCAGGTGTACGTGGACGAACGCGTTCGCGAATACATCGTGAACCTGGTGCTTGCGACCCGCGATCCGGGCAGCATCAAGCGTAGCGACCTGGTGGGCTTTGTGGAAGTGGGCGCCTCTCCGCGTGCCTCCATCGGCCTTGCCCAGGCTTCGAAGGCCCATGCGTTTATCCAGGGCCGTGCCTACGTGACGCCGGAAGACGTGAAGGCCGTTGCGATGGAAGTGCTCCGCCACCGCATTATCTTGAGCTACGAGGCCGAAGCGGAAGAAGTCTCCGCTGAAACCGTCGTGCAGAAGATTCTGGATTCTGTGGAAGTTCCTTAG
- a CDS encoding BatD family protein: MEQDSLNTETDLDSAAALPMPTAEDLGIHVTAGAVGPLTVGDTFDFPVTVSWSVQGSALLVMPTSTATAKGIAQVGVSQESSRSVKDGKEVASITFTYKLVAQDTGSLNIPALRFEIPTQMGQPLQMRSEPVPVRVSEQFNAVPFAVGLCVGACVAVAAVWRMRRRKAKAAEVAAKNSAAAELRFKMMVLKQRVNTADSREWLLELESICKECVAGKFGMAASAVNLDTLVKDGKLEGWESLVEEFAHARYGGGKRDGFENKETWKGAMKLMGIVEDED; this comes from the coding sequence ATGGAACAAGATAGCTTGAATACAGAAACGGATTTGGACAGCGCCGCCGCCCTGCCGATGCCGACGGCGGAGGACTTGGGCATCCATGTGACGGCTGGGGCGGTGGGCCCGCTCACGGTGGGCGACACCTTTGATTTCCCCGTGACAGTCAGTTGGAGTGTGCAGGGGTCTGCCCTTTTGGTAATGCCCACGAGCACGGCGACCGCCAAGGGCATTGCGCAGGTGGGTGTTTCGCAGGAGTCCTCGCGATCGGTAAAGGACGGCAAGGAAGTCGCTTCAATCACCTTTACATACAAACTTGTTGCCCAGGATACGGGTAGCCTGAATATTCCCGCCCTCCGGTTCGAAATACCGACCCAGATGGGGCAACCGTTGCAGATGCGCTCGGAACCGGTACCGGTGCGCGTGTCGGAGCAGTTCAATGCGGTGCCGTTTGCCGTGGGACTGTGCGTTGGGGCGTGCGTTGCCGTGGCGGCCGTGTGGCGCATGCGTCGCCGCAAGGCAAAGGCAGCCGAGGTCGCCGCAAAGAATTCCGCTGCCGCGGAACTGCGGTTCAAAATGATGGTCCTGAAGCAGCGAGTGAATACGGCTGACAGCCGTGAGTGGCTTTTGGAGCTGGAAAGCATTTGCAAGGAATGCGTGGCCGGTAAATTCGGAATGGCCGCCTCCGCGGTGAACCTTGATACGCTTGTGAAGGACGGCAAGCTCGAAGGTTGGGAATCGCTTGTGGAAGAATTCGCGCACGCCCGCTACGGCGGCGGCAAGCGCGATGGTTTCGAAAACAAGGAAACCTGGAAAGGCGCCATGAAACTCATGGGTATTGTGGAAGACGAAGATTAG
- a CDS encoding T9SS type A sorting domain-containing protein, with protein MNKKILSAAAILAAAGFASAMSWSGADGEYFVNTGLDNGTETAGYWYNYADDADGGQSTITWPVALGNEYSDNALDPVIDKCGGVCGSFALAAGTLTYKPFVGIGFNVAGTATASGGPAEPANASAWGGLCISYTVDVPATLELGLGDDKDAEIGYDNPFVSLPKSASAKQVCTEWSGFNQAGWGKGKVTGAEAGASLASVKFKIQAADATAGQFNIVAVASVNGGSPIKAVRAASSVKAMLAGRTLSFSGIKSVATAEVMNLQGQIVVKGSIDASSSLDLSALDAGVYMVRVAGKSVDFSQKIIIK; from the coding sequence ATGAATAAGAAAATCCTTTCCGCTGCAGCTATCCTCGCTGCTGCCGGCTTTGCTTCCGCAATGAGCTGGTCTGGTGCTGATGGCGAATATTTTGTCAATACCGGTCTCGACAACGGCACCGAAACTGCCGGTTACTGGTATAACTACGCTGACGACGCCGATGGCGGTCAGTCCACAATCACTTGGCCGGTTGCTCTCGGTAACGAATATAGCGACAACGCCCTCGATCCCGTCATTGACAAATGCGGTGGTGTCTGCGGTTCGTTCGCCCTTGCTGCCGGTACTCTGACCTACAAGCCGTTCGTCGGCATTGGCTTCAACGTTGCTGGTACTGCAACCGCCTCTGGTGGTCCTGCCGAACCGGCCAACGCTTCCGCTTGGGGTGGCCTTTGCATCTCCTACACGGTTGATGTTCCTGCTACCTTGGAACTTGGTCTTGGCGACGACAAGGATGCCGAAATCGGTTACGACAACCCGTTCGTGAGCCTCCCGAAGTCCGCTTCTGCTAAGCAGGTTTGCACCGAATGGTCTGGCTTCAACCAGGCTGGCTGGGGCAAGGGCAAGGTGACTGGTGCCGAAGCTGGCGCTTCTCTCGCTTCTGTGAAGTTCAAGATCCAGGCTGCCGATGCTACCGCTGGTCAGTTCAACATCGTCGCTGTTGCTAGCGTTAACGGAGGTTCTCCGATCAAGGCCGTCCGCGCTGCCTCCTCTGTGAAGGCTATGCTCGCTGGTCGTACCCTCTCCTTCTCCGGTATCAAGTCCGTTGCTACCGCCGAAGTGATGAACCTCCAGGGCCAGATCGTTGTTAAGGGCTCTATCGATGCTTCTTCTTCTCTCGACCTCTCTGCTCTCGACGCCGGTGTCTACATGGTCCGCGTCGCTGGCAAGTCCGTCGACTTCAGCCAGAAGATCATCATCAAGTAA
- a CDS encoding glycosyl hydrolase family 8: MASLALGLSACGGESDSAAAPVDPFNSTPMSQAGPVPASSTGTTPSTPAGTVAALASVANPNVPIGLYPSWLGFHYVTLEAESQYYVDFASGFSYVFNGPYAAAGRVIWSTQASNNQCKTEISGAMKSRACTVSEGIGYGMLISAFQNDAETFNRLWNYSRGYRAYNNQNLTPWITRSFTFDLVDNSSATDADLDIATSLILMYQKTQNQEYLNDALVIAKAIWDEEIEPGTYMIMSGNTSMWNGKNGKPITYNLSYFSPVALRLFAMYDGTHQWEAVLNAMYDYMQKMQAAGTGVFPDWSLIGLTSVNPPNGAAGNEKTGFTYHSFNKESVRIPWRIAWDYYWFQDPRALSVLTVLNNFIVAKSNGDPGSAALAINYSWNLAEGADVAKNTSVPTQWLAAWCATGIGTNSKWLEDCTKLVNASGLTNNANSYFTDILLMLYSELLNGMFTKTF; encoded by the coding sequence ATGGCAAGTTTGGCTTTGGGCCTGTCGGCTTGTGGCGGCGAATCCGATAGCGCGGCTGCTCCGGTTGATCCGTTCAACTCTACCCCTATGTCGCAGGCGGGTCCAGTCCCTGCCTCCTCTACGGGGACCACTCCGTCGACGCCTGCAGGTACGGTTGCCGCCCTTGCTTCTGTGGCTAACCCGAATGTTCCTATTGGTTTGTACCCTTCGTGGTTGGGTTTCCACTATGTGACCTTGGAAGCGGAATCCCAGTATTATGTTGATTTTGCCAGCGGTTTTTCGTATGTGTTCAATGGTCCGTACGCTGCGGCAGGCCGTGTGATTTGGTCTACCCAGGCTTCCAATAACCAGTGCAAAACCGAAATTTCGGGTGCGATGAAGTCTCGAGCCTGTACCGTGTCGGAAGGCATTGGCTATGGCATGCTTATCTCCGCGTTCCAAAACGATGCAGAGACCTTTAATCGCTTGTGGAACTACTCCCGTGGTTACAGGGCGTACAACAACCAGAACCTGACGCCTTGGATTACGAGGTCTTTCACATTTGACCTTGTGGACAACTCCAGTGCTACGGACGCCGATTTGGATATTGCCACATCGCTTATTTTGATGTACCAGAAGACCCAAAATCAAGAATACTTGAACGATGCCTTGGTTATTGCGAAGGCCATTTGGGACGAGGAAATCGAACCGGGGACATATATGATTATGTCGGGTAACACTTCGATGTGGAATGGCAAGAACGGGAAGCCGATTACCTACAACTTGAGCTATTTCTCTCCGGTGGCACTGCGCCTGTTCGCCATGTACGATGGAACTCACCAGTGGGAGGCCGTGCTGAATGCCATGTACGACTACATGCAAAAGATGCAGGCCGCAGGTACAGGCGTTTTCCCGGATTGGAGTTTGATTGGCTTGACCTCGGTCAATCCGCCTAATGGTGCCGCCGGTAACGAAAAGACCGGCTTCACCTACCATTCCTTCAACAAGGAATCCGTGCGCATTCCGTGGCGCATTGCTTGGGATTACTACTGGTTCCAGGATCCGCGCGCCCTGAGTGTCCTCACCGTCTTGAACAACTTCATTGTGGCGAAGTCGAATGGTGACCCCGGTAGTGCAGCCTTGGCCATCAACTATTCCTGGAATTTGGCCGAGGGCGCCGATGTGGCAAAGAATACCTCGGTTCCCACGCAATGGCTGGCAGCGTGGTGCGCAACGGGTATAGGCACCAATTCCAAATGGCTTGAAGACTGTACAAAGCTCGTGAATGCATCGGGCCTTACCAACAACGCCAACAGCTACTTTACAGATATTTTGCTGATGCTGTACAGCGAACTTTTGAACGGCATGTTCACAAAGACTTTCTAG
- a CDS encoding glycosyl hydrolase family 8 produces the protein MCIERKKLLGTVLAAGAICASTAVAAPQFPFPQQVTYKYGHTATFVDPAVIQSHFNDWKGAWYKDMGDGTARIISPNDSTEMSVSEGIAYGMLIMVYMSSNNGDHQSEFDKLWAYWKKYSKNNGGMNWHVNNNSGRADDGTATDADLDAAMALVMASKQWGKDSYLSDAKALISWIKSNDMESDGRVKAGSNWNPALNSSYVFPAAFRLFKDVTNDSFWETAITNNLKHVSQCQNATTGLMPDWCDWSSHKATSTGAAVSGGSGGFYDDAARTPWRMTMGYQWYGIEDAKKINDKIVGWLDRTTYSNASLIWPGYSLDGASPYNMFVTSTYVGGLGLAMASADNPGYYLETIYDALGNTVGKKKPADGKGEAYYPATLNILYLLSMSGNMPNFYDMSGLTKYTKTEMRQPQTPAGTLLPVNGTASISGYTGWGAYGDKFGVTVVHPDSGSSGLFQQADGSVVGAIEFRIAPEPTYDATADLKYPFAGFALSFDENDSYYDLSNIAKIVINYKSQGVIRFAILDQQTQLDGNEGGEPGIYLHPTDNYTTLEIDVTSANFATSYDAFVKDKFVVPSWVTTILSHDDVMKAVRGFKFEPKMQKGGYGAIYLRQFDIYDNTGKLVTTLRNPNAGLKPIAANKNGLSLNGKTLQYAGLGKNARLEAFDLNGNLVKTLKISGSGAIEVGNLLPSKGTYIIRLCDKSYTKTLRIQR, from the coding sequence ATGTGTATAGAGAGAAAAAAACTACTCGGCACGGTCCTCGCGGCCGGAGCCATTTGTGCATCAACTGCGGTTGCTGCACCCCAATTCCCATTCCCGCAGCAAGTCACCTATAAGTATGGGCACACAGCCACCTTTGTGGACCCAGCTGTCATCCAGAGCCATTTTAACGACTGGAAGGGAGCCTGGTACAAAGACATGGGTGACGGCACCGCCCGTATCATTAGCCCCAACGATAGTACCGAGATGTCGGTCTCCGAAGGCATCGCCTACGGCATGCTCATCATGGTCTACATGTCGAGCAATAACGGCGACCACCAAAGCGAGTTCGACAAGCTCTGGGCCTACTGGAAAAAATACTCCAAAAACAACGGCGGCATGAACTGGCACGTGAACAACAACTCGGGGCGCGCCGACGACGGCACCGCCACCGACGCCGACCTGGACGCCGCCATGGCCCTGGTCATGGCAAGCAAGCAGTGGGGCAAGGACTCCTACCTTTCTGATGCCAAGGCCCTCATTAGCTGGATCAAGAGCAACGACATGGAGAGCGACGGTCGTGTCAAGGCTGGCAGCAACTGGAACCCCGCCCTCAACTCGAGCTACGTATTCCCTGCCGCATTCAGGCTCTTCAAGGATGTCACCAACGATTCCTTCTGGGAAACGGCGATTACAAACAACTTAAAGCACGTTTCGCAATGCCAGAATGCGACCACAGGGCTTATGCCAGACTGGTGCGACTGGAGTTCACACAAGGCGACCTCCACGGGCGCAGCCGTTTCGGGCGGTTCAGGCGGCTTTTACGACGACGCGGCCCGCACCCCGTGGCGCATGACCATGGGCTACCAGTGGTACGGCATTGAGGATGCCAAAAAGATCAACGACAAAATCGTAGGCTGGCTCGACAGAACGACCTATAGCAACGCAAGCCTCATTTGGCCCGGCTACAGCCTAGACGGTGCCTCCCCCTACAACATGTTCGTCACATCGACCTATGTAGGCGGTCTAGGCCTCGCCATGGCGTCTGCCGACAATCCCGGCTACTATCTCGAAACCATTTACGACGCCCTAGGGAACACCGTAGGCAAAAAGAAACCCGCCGACGGCAAGGGCGAAGCCTACTACCCGGCAACCTTGAACATTCTTTACTTGCTCTCGATGAGCGGCAACATGCCCAATTTTTACGACATGAGCGGCCTCACCAAGTATACCAAGACCGAAATGCGCCAGCCGCAGACGCCTGCGGGTACGCTCTTGCCCGTTAACGGCACGGCGAGCATCTCGGGCTACACCGGCTGGGGTGCCTATGGCGACAAGTTCGGCGTAACCGTGGTACACCCGGATTCCGGCAGTTCGGGTCTCTTCCAGCAGGCAGACGGAAGCGTTGTCGGCGCCATCGAGTTCCGCATTGCCCCGGAACCCACCTACGACGCCACCGCCGATTTAAAGTACCCGTTTGCGGGTTTCGCCCTCTCGTTCGACGAGAACGATAGCTACTACGACCTTTCCAACATTGCCAAGATAGTCATCAACTACAAGAGCCAAGGTGTTATCCGCTTTGCCATTTTGGACCAGCAAACGCAGCTGGACGGCAACGAAGGCGGCGAACCGGGCATTTACCTGCACCCTACGGACAATTACACTACGCTTGAAATCGACGTCACCTCGGCGAACTTCGCCACCAGCTACGACGCCTTTGTCAAAGACAAGTTCGTGGTACCTTCGTGGGTTACCACCATCCTTTCGCACGATGACGTGATGAAGGCGGTACGCGGTTTCAAATTCGAGCCGAAAATGCAAAAAGGCGGTTACGGAGCCATTTACCTGAGACAGTTTGACATATACGACAACACAGGCAAGCTTGTCACCACCTTGAGGAACCCCAACGCCGGACTCAAGCCCATTGCAGCGAACAAGAACGGTCTCTCCTTGAACGGGAAAACCCTCCAATACGCAGGTCTCGGCAAAAACGCAAGGCTCGAAGCCTTCGACTTGAACGGAAATTTGGTCAAAACGCTAAAAATCAGCGGTTCCGGTGCAATTGAGGTAGGAAACCTGCTCCCCAGCAAAGGAACTTACATCATCCGGCTTTGTGACAAGTCTTACACAAAAACCCTGCGTATTCAGCGGTAA
- a CDS encoding GNAT family N-acetyltransferase, whose translation MKIIRVSRECERAGVYYVRMTAMMRKYQIPLDAEVDAHDGENCHYILALDGIYPVATCRWFELREGVAEIGRVVVLPEYRGKQLGRSVVAEAEKWMCEAGVKKIEISSRVNAASFYEKMGYRFNESGKAHHDTFECVYMEKVL comes from the coding sequence ATGAAAATTATCCGGGTTTCAAGAGAATGTGAGCGCGCTGGCGTCTACTACGTGCGCATGACTGCGATGATGCGCAAGTACCAGATTCCGCTCGATGCCGAAGTCGATGCCCATGATGGCGAAAACTGCCATTACATTCTGGCGCTAGATGGTATTTATCCGGTGGCGACATGCCGCTGGTTCGAGCTTCGCGAAGGTGTTGCCGAAATCGGGCGTGTCGTGGTGCTGCCGGAATACCGCGGCAAGCAATTGGGCCGCTCTGTTGTCGCCGAGGCCGAGAAGTGGATGTGCGAGGCTGGCGTCAAGAAAATCGAGATTTCGAGCCGCGTAAATGCCGCAAGCTTCTATGAAAAAATGGGCTACCGCTTCAACGAAAGCGGTAAAGCCCATCATGACACATTCGAATGCGTGTACATGGAAAAGGTTCTGTGA
- a CDS encoding glycoside hydrolase family 43 protein, whose translation MGVLETFRAACVALSLAAVAAFAASVAVHDPSVIVVYKDAGGNSYPENDAAKSRTKYYYIFGTMNGAAYSRDMLDWTPFTPQLSRGGTVYVTGNEARDDYYSVFKAEADYAEHTNSATAKGNLWAPDIVWNKKLKKWCLYFSMAGEDWKSSIVLLTSDKIEGPYEYKGAVVYGGMDKQTAGSAANADYAKVTGSSTIDERYYIANNGVTNLGKWDGGYGSSCIDPNVFYDEDGNLWLLYGSWSGGLFLVKLDESTGLRDYSYKYGNNGAAKWSGTSMLEDPYMGIHVGGGYYVSGEGSYIQYFKDADGNGYYYLFVSYGFYSPEGGYTMRVFRSKDVKGPYVDVDGTPAIFEKFILNYWGNTDRGFPIVANYRWSFWAEDRAEIADGHNSLLRDDDGGMYLVYHRKFNNHTGWHNVETHQLFFNRMGWIVAAPFEYHEGYGLPARALDRSDIAGPYKVIMHNPPRNNPQTWEDSVAVNQEQDMQLNADGTVTGAYTGTWDYDYAKGRSYVTLTLGGTVYEGVVLDQLQNDMSKRTLTFSAMNKAGNRAFWGYRVPKTEVLQDARYYGDSVKVVGKNDFSMAWDAYDEFESVKVSGNFVTEFEFRNKVKSGAENWNNWVLVFRNGGDMWYLRADGYSVETLGGENTVHYWNAWGENWDAFKKMYDGAKVRLRAEKDGYLINVYAFLRGAAKDGSDSLVYAVTATGTPVGDYEILLGADAASLELSRVAYGTLENRIVAGTINDGGEYNVAFNAQKTAEYKVSGDFSATFRFMNYGNKPVYGLADANKVNNWDNYIVRATAGGATTLLRADAFAMDNAGTFDYDFDWNWDDFAGIMRNAEVVMDVSREKDVVTYSARITAQDGKAYHYKAVNRGASTAEMSLGFTCEKSVVDLLSVSVNSVAGDSTQIQVEDPDSSTTSFAVRNGVETGRSLQDMRGAKVYDVRGRLLGTADSPRVKEMRLRKARQPVFAK comes from the coding sequence ATGGGTGTATTGGAAACATTCAGGGCGGCGTGTGTCGCCTTATCTCTCGCGGCTGTTGCCGCATTTGCGGCCTCGGTCGCCGTTCACGATCCTTCCGTCATTGTGGTCTATAAGGACGCGGGCGGGAATTCGTATCCTGAAAACGATGCGGCCAAGTCGCGGACGAAGTATTATTACATATTCGGGACCATGAACGGGGCGGCATATTCCCGCGATATGCTGGACTGGACCCCGTTTACGCCGCAGCTTTCGAGGGGCGGCACGGTGTATGTCACTGGCAACGAGGCCAGGGACGATTACTACAGCGTGTTCAAGGCGGAAGCCGACTATGCGGAACATACGAATTCCGCGACCGCCAAGGGGAACCTGTGGGCGCCCGATATCGTGTGGAACAAGAAGCTGAAAAAGTGGTGCCTGTACTTTTCGATGGCGGGCGAGGACTGGAAAAGTTCCATTGTGCTCCTGACATCCGACAAGATCGAGGGGCCGTACGAGTACAAGGGTGCGGTCGTCTACGGCGGGATGGACAAGCAGACGGCGGGTTCTGCTGCCAATGCCGACTACGCGAAGGTGACCGGTTCTTCGACAATCGACGAGCGTTACTATATCGCGAACAACGGTGTCACTAATTTGGGCAAGTGGGATGGCGGCTATGGTTCCAGCTGCATCGACCCGAACGTGTTCTACGACGAGGACGGAAACCTGTGGCTCCTGTACGGTTCGTGGAGCGGCGGGCTTTTCCTGGTCAAGCTCGATGAGTCTACCGGTCTCAGGGACTATTCGTACAAGTACGGGAACAACGGCGCTGCCAAGTGGAGCGGGACTTCGATGCTCGAGGACCCTTACATGGGCATCCACGTGGGTGGCGGTTATTATGTGAGTGGCGAGGGTTCGTACATCCAGTATTTCAAGGATGCGGATGGCAATGGCTACTACTACCTGTTCGTGAGTTACGGGTTCTATTCGCCCGAGGGCGGCTACACCATGCGCGTGTTCCGCAGCAAGGACGTGAAGGGGCCCTATGTCGATGTGGATGGGACTCCTGCGATTTTTGAAAAGTTTATCCTGAACTATTGGGGCAATACCGACCGCGGATTCCCGATTGTCGCGAATTACCGCTGGAGTTTCTGGGCCGAGGACCGTGCCGAAATTGCGGATGGGCACAATTCGCTGTTGCGCGACGACGATGGCGGCATGTATCTGGTTTATCACCGCAAGTTCAACAACCATACGGGTTGGCACAATGTCGAGACTCACCAGCTGTTCTTTAACAGGATGGGCTGGATTGTGGCGGCACCTTTTGAGTATCACGAGGGTTACGGGCTACCGGCGCGTGCGCTCGACCGCAGCGATATCGCGGGCCCGTACAAGGTGATTATGCATAACCCGCCCAGGAACAACCCGCAGACCTGGGAAGATTCCGTGGCGGTGAACCAGGAACAGGACATGCAGCTCAATGCCGACGGTACGGTGACAGGCGCCTACACGGGAACCTGGGATTACGACTATGCGAAGGGCCGGAGCTACGTGACGCTTACTCTGGGTGGAACTGTCTACGAGGGCGTGGTGCTTGACCAGTTGCAGAACGATATGAGCAAGCGGACGCTTACGTTCTCGGCGATGAACAAGGCGGGGAACCGTGCCTTCTGGGGTTACCGTGTGCCGAAAACCGAAGTGCTGCAGGATGCCCGCTATTACGGCGACAGCGTGAAGGTCGTTGGGAAAAATGACTTTAGCATGGCATGGGATGCCTATGACGAATTTGAGTCCGTGAAGGTAAGCGGGAACTTTGTCACGGAATTTGAATTCAGGAACAAGGTAAAGAGCGGAGCCGAAAACTGGAACAACTGGGTGCTCGTCTTTAGGAACGGTGGCGACATGTGGTACCTGCGTGCCGACGGCTATTCCGTGGAAACGCTCGGTGGCGAAAATACGGTGCACTACTGGAATGCCTGGGGTGAAAACTGGGATGCCTTCAAGAAGATGTACGACGGTGCAAAAGTCCGCCTACGTGCAGAAAAGGACGGCTACCTGATAAATGTGTATGCGTTCTTGCGCGGTGCGGCGAAGGATGGATCCGACTCGCTAGTGTATGCGGTTACGGCTACGGGGACACCGGTTGGTGATTACGAAATATTGCTCGGTGCCGACGCGGCGTCGCTCGAGTTGAGCCGTGTTGCGTACGGGACGCTTGAAAATCGCATCGTGGCGGGTACGATAAACGACGGTGGCGAATACAATGTAGCGTTCAATGCGCAGAAGACGGCTGAATACAAGGTCTCGGGCGACTTTAGCGCAACATTCCGCTTTATGAATTACGGAAACAAGCCGGTCTATGGGCTTGCCGATGCGAACAAGGTGAACAACTGGGACAATTACATTGTGCGTGCGACTGCCGGCGGGGCGACGACGCTGTTGCGTGCCGATGCCTTTGCGATGGATAACGCGGGGACGTTCGATTACGATTTCGACTGGAACTGGGACGATTTCGCTGGCATCATGCGCAACGCCGAAGTGGTGATGGATGTCTCGCGCGAAAAGGATGTCGTTACCTACTCGGCCCGCATCACGGCGCAAGATGGCAAGGCGTATCACTACAAGGCGGTAAACAGGGGCGCATCGACTGCCGAGATGTCGCTCGGGTTTACTTGTGAGAAGAGTGTGGTCGACCTGCTTTCGGTTTCCGTGAATAGCGTGGCGGGCGACAGCACGCAAATCCAGGTGGAAGATCCTGATTCTTCGACCACGTCTTTTGCGGTTCGCAATGGCGTTGAAACGGGACGCAGCCTGCAGGATATGCGTGGCGCGAAGGTTTACGATGTGCGCGGTCGCCTGTTGGGAACTGCGGACAGCCCGCGGGTAAAGGAAATGCGTTTGCGCAAGGCCCGACAGCCCGTTTTTGCGAAGTAA